From Thalassophryne amazonica chromosome 5, fThaAma1.1, whole genome shotgun sequence:
ctgggaccacagtcacaaaggttacattagtaacacatgatgctgtcatggtttaaaatcctgcagagcagcaaggtccccctgctcaagccagcacatgtccaggcccgtttgaagttcaccagtgaccatctggatgatccagaggaggcacgggagaaggtcatgtgatcagatgagaccagaatagagctttttggaatcaactccacttaccatgtttagaggatgagaacaaccccaagaaaaccatcccaaccatgaagcatgggggtggaaacatcatactctgggggtgctcttctacaaaggggacaggatgactgcacagtattgaagggaggatggatggggtcatgtattgcaagattttggcaaaaaacctccttccctcagtaagagcattgaagatgggtcatggctgtgtcttcctgcatgacaatgaccccaaacacacagccagggcaattaaggaggggctccataagaagcatttcaaggtcctggagtggcctggccagtctccagacctgaactcaatagaaaatctttggagagagctgaaactccaaacctgaaagatctagagagctgtatggaggagtggaccaaaatccctgctgcagtgtgtgaaaaattggtcaagaactacaggaaccatctgacctctgtaactgcaaacaaaggctactgttatttctacctggttctttttatgtaaaattctgccccttaccaaaaaacaacccattgtattcctcattttgagtttattcaaggtcacattagaaaccaggcctgggacactcacagacagtgtccatcttgtgaaaggcccctaaaatgagtcatacaacactttttataccttgcagGTGTTAAcgtgtgtggtttagtctcatatttctaatgttactggctctcaccaacaggggagctctccctgtatctgaaacttggacagatgatagagtaaaacttaacatatttctcagaacttccaaacaaataacacaaatacttaatagctaacataaaacaaagaattagtaTAGCTATTatcgaacactactgtaccaaatattaacattgattttcacaggtgttcaaatacttatttgcagcaataacatacaaataaattattaaaaaaaaatcatacattgtgatttccggattttttttttcttcttctttcaatcACTTAAATTTATGAAGAAGAAAAATGGTAAAAAATTATATCCTTTTGTTaaagactgtaaacttaatgaaAACCCCTAGAGTACATGTAACTTCTTGttccaatttgttttttttttctatcccccccccctcccagcgtttgaagtttgctgtgtgttttgtgtatgtcTTTTGTGCTTGAATTGTGTTATCAATGTtattttgttgttgaattgtcaataaagttggcttaattaaaaaacaaaacccttattcaggaagtcagggtggacggctccattttgtcaagcaacttccggtttgccactgcgtctGATGATTAGCTTCGTGGCaacacagtacgctagaagtctccaaacatgagcagcattaattgttcagttcgtgggtgccacaacaactggaagaaaagGAAACTATCGCTTTCACAACGATGTTTTGagcatggaaaggagagatctgagtgctgtggaccagcatttaacttgttccctcctccatcgaaagacgaggatctccggtgctggctaaaggcgctgaatttgaaaaatccacccaaacgtccctatgtttgttcttttcattttgtggagaaaaaacccaCGCCACTGCATCCTTACCCAGAGAAGTGGTTGGGCTACaacgctccgttgaagaagccacgggGGATGCTGGTGAGaaaaacgggtaagctgtgtttgtagcattagctgctatctaatttactcattttctggcgtttgatgCAACTAAACActacatgaaataacaccatacgtatattaacgttacgtaatcttggcattacggtggtactacttgtcgggtagtattttaacttgattcaagGAGATTAGGCGAGttatcaaatcaattcaattttatttatatagcgccaaatcacaacaaacagttgctccaaggcgctttatattgcaaggcaaggccatacaataattaacggaaaaaccccaacggtcaaaacgaccccctgtgagcaagcacttggcaacagtgggagttAATAAATGAAAAGCTGAAAACAAGTGTTTTTCGTCTAGAAAAGTACCCAGACGACCTACACTCATAACAAGGCCATGAAAGATCTCTATCAGTTGCAAAAAGTGGGTAGGGTGGGTTAACATTATATAACAACGTACATCTGAGTCATTTGGGGTGCATACAGTGCTTAACAAATTTATTAGACCACCTGTATTGTTGAGCTGACATACTGGACATCTTTAACAAGTCAGAAATTTTTCAAGTATATTTGAAAATTAAAACTATTGTTTCAATTTAGGAATGCAAGTAAATAACACAGCTTTTTTTATAAACAGCAAATTAAAAAAGTTAGATAACACAAATTTTATTTTGGCATTAAAATGTCATTTCAGTTAAAGAATATGCACATACAAGAGGATTAACCATTTCAGaaacattcgccctattgatgtatcccataatcccttgcacgccagagagttgctgcagtcaaacaacatagagagaatccacatgacaattgtaaatgaatattatactacaaaatgtacattttttttatgctttttgtcactttaataagagactgcatgcatgatacactGAAAACTTACTAaagcaattataacaaataactcgtgtctgctacgtttaatctgcgaggaatttaataaacgcaaacctaaTTTCTGGCATATATATTAGTCTTATTATAGGACAAACAgggttgtaaagaacaataatcaagacgttaaagagcaaacttcactttcccccagaaagacatgatcaggaagcgagcgtagctcacagcagctcccattgaaaataacggagagacagcctgtgattctcccatgtttacataaaacaaacgcaataacaacgtctataaacccagagaatatattcatgagagttttaggcacaatagaaaaatagttttatgttgcgatgttaatggtgttgtccgtgtgcagctgttaaagtgcagcctgatcagagcgtctcaatgcaattCTCAAtggtactgagatctcgcagcgtggcgacctGTCTgacgttttgcgggatttgaaatgtcagTAGGGCAAATAAAGCTGTTTTTGGTGATCACTAATACTGTTTGTTTATGGTTGCTGTGGCATAAACCTTAAATCAGGTGGTGGTCTAATAAATTTGTTTAAGCACTGGagattagtttttctttttttcataaaaaattAATGTATAAATACAATACCTAATTACTGCTCTGTTTTCCTCAGGTGTATCAAACAGTAGTGAAGTGGGAGACACTGACACTCACAAAGAACAAatgtgtgaccctctgcttgtgcctGAACACAACTATGCTGCCAGCCCATTACTAGACCAGCCCCTTCAGTGTCATAAAGGAACACAGTGTTCAAGTCCAgccgaaattcacagagaactgcTACGCACTGACCAACTCAGTCTGCTCTACACTGGTCTTTCattaaaagtttttttgtttatatCTGATCTGCTGACAAAAGACCACATCAGCGCCTTTCAGCTGGATGCCCGTGATCAGGTCCTGATGACGATTATGAAGCTAAGGCTGAACTTGCTGCAGGCCGACCTGGCGGAGAGGTTTCACGTGTCGCAGTCTGAGGTCAGCAGAATAACATCTCACTGGCTTGACATCATGGAGGAAAAGCTGAGGCGTTTCATCCCATGGCTTCCCCGAGACACCATTCTAGCAACAATGCCACAGTGTTTCAAAGATCAATATGCATCAACAACCTGCGTGATCAACTGCTCAGAAACTCCCCTTCAGAAACCGCATAATCTTGACTCTAGGCGTGAGTCATACAGTCATTACGATGGCCAAAACACGATCAAATATTTGGTGGTAATTGCTCCTTGTGGTTTGATAATGTTTATCTCTGCTGCATACGGCGGTAGATGCAGTGACAAATTTATTACTTCAGACTGCGGCTTCCTGGATTACCTGCGGCCAGGTGACGTGGTCATGGCAGACGAGGGTTTTTTAATATCAGATCTGCTGCATGAACGAAGAGTGAAGCTTATCATACCTGCATTCACCAAAAAAGGAATGCAACTTTCTGAGGAGGATAACACCCACACCAGGCGCATTGCAAACGTGAGAGTCCATGTGGAAAGGGTCATCAGGCGTCTGAAGAACTTTAGGATTCTTTCACAAACTGTCCCAATTAACTTGGCAAACAAATTTGATCAAATCCTCAAAATCTGTGCAGCTTTGTCCAACCTGCGTGGGGAGATCATCCATGAAGATGAAAAAGATGATTCGTGAATAGTGTTAATATTGTAAATTGTTTTTAGGTAAAAATTGTGCAACCCTAAAAAACATATAGTTCATTTACAATGCACCAGTGCCATTTTGACAAGGTAATTCCAGCATGTTCTATTGTTTTTTGCACAAGTACTTAGTGTTATTTTTAGATTCAATCagatttcttcagtttttttgtCCAGTCTTAGTACTTGGTGTACAGTGGTAAAAATTAGAAAAACCTTTTGTAATTGCAGtattgtatatgtatgtatgtatgttatctGAATGCAAGTATGCCACCCAGTGGACAACTTGTATCTGAGAATAAAATGGCTAATttttctggcagaattttttttttttatttttttttttttttagtttttgtggacatAAAAGTTAACAGCTAGAATAGTTATTTCTCACCTGTAAGATGACCTTCAGATGTTTAGGTTCCTAATGATATGTCTGACTACTAGAAAATAAGACAGCAGATGAAATAAACACTAATACAAGATAAATTTGGCATTAACCATTTAATAAGTTCTAATTTCTTGAAAGACTAAAAAACAAGTGGCCCTTACTTTTACAACATTATGAAAAAATAAGTGACAACAAAAACTGAATAGCTTTGTTATAATGTGCTGGTATGCAATGCTGGGGAATATGTCCATTTGGAATACTCATTTTAGTGTAACAATATGTAAGtagagttacttttttttttttttttttaactgtagaaCACTGACTTTCCTAAAATCAAAAGAATACAGTAGTCAGTACATGTCAGATTCGTATTTCATAACATTCATAATCATAAAATGGAATGAATGTAACAGAACATGGTACGAAACAGTTTGACACAAGTATTTAATATTctataactacactcaacaaaaatataaacgcaacacttttggttttgctcccattttgtatgcaatgaactcaaagatctaaaactttttccacatatacaatatcaccatttccctcaaatattgttcacaaaccagtcgaaatctgtgatagtgagcacttatcctttgctgagataatccatcccacctcacaggtgtgccatatcaagatgctgattagacaccatgattagtgcacacgtgtgccttagactgcccacaataaaaggccactctgaaagatgcagttttatcacacagcataatgccacagatgtcgcaagatttgagggagcgtgcaattggcatgctgacagcaggaatgtcaaccagagctgttgctcgtgtattgaatgttcatttctctaccataagccgtctccaaaggcgtttcagagaatttggcactacatccaaccagcctcacaaccgcagaccacgtgtaaccacaccagcccaggacctccacatccagcatgttcacctccaagatcgtctgagaccagccactcggacagttgctggaacaatcggtttgcataaccaaagaatttctgcagaaaccgtctcagagaagctcatctgcatgctcgccgtcctcatcggggtctcgacctgactccagttcgtcgtcgtaaccgatttgagtgggcaaatgctcacattcgctgccgtttggcacgttggtgaggtgttctcttcacggatgatgcgaaggagatgtgttgcactgcatgaggcaaatggtggtttcaccagatactgactggtatccccccccaataaaacaaaactgcacctttcagagtggccttttatgtgggcagtctaaggcacacctgtgcactaatcatggtgtctaatcagcatcttggtatggcacacctgtgaggtgggatggattatctcagcaaaggagaagtgctcactatcacagatttcgactggtttgtgaacaatatttgagggaaatggtgatattgtgtatgtggaaaaagttttagatctttgagttcatctcatacaaaatgggagcaaaaccaaaagtgttgcgtttatatttttgttgagtataattacaATTTCAAAGTGTTCTCCAAGAACTCAACAAACAAACTTAACACAATCTACAATATAGCTCACAAAGTACCAAGTGACCTTCCTGGTCCTCAACTGCCACAAAACGGAGGACATGTTTAAAATAAAAGGTTTTTAACTTTAGAACACTCCTGGAGCAGAATTCTTCATTGAACGGGACATGGAGCATCACTTGGATGAAGTCCAGATAAGCAACTTGCATGCTTTCAGCCCAGTGCAGAGCATGCCAAGTTGaacttggacaaaaaaaaaacaaaactcgggGACCATTCTCCTGTAGCTGAGGCACCCCATCCACCAGCTTCACATCATATTTGCTCATCAGGGTTTGCAATATCTCATTGGACTTAAAGAAGGGGCATTTAATTTCTAAAAGTTCTGCCTCTAAAATCCCATCAGGACTGGCAGACAGCCACGGTTCTTCGGGACAGAGCACACTACCTTTGCGTAACTGTGCCCCCACTCCTCTAACCACATGATAGCCAAGACTTTCTCAAGGCCATGTCTGGTGGCTGCATTTCCATGAAACCTAGGATGCACATGTGCCTTTAAGAAGTTGTCAGGGTTGGTTCTGACGGGAACATTTTTAGCAGAGCGGTGGTGATTCGCACTTGGCGTGAATCATGCCAGAGATGGGACATGCTCTGTTCTCGTGTGGCTTCCTCCAGCTTCTCACCACTGATGGCCACAAATTGATCATAGAATGACCGACAGCCAGGACAGGTGTTATTGCCATCATGGCCCTGATGAGGCAGAACAGAGGGCAAAAGTACTGGCTGGGACTGCATGGACACATTTGAAGAGCAAGCTTGACGGTGTGGAAGCGTTGTCATGAATGAATTGTTCTTTTAGCGCTTCCTGAGCATAAAATACGAGgtcgttagaaaagtatctgaccttatttttttttttttaaaaaccatatggattgaatcacggtgtgattgcgtcagacaagcttgaaccctcgtgcgcatgcgtgagttttttcatgcctgtcggttgcgtcattcgcctgtgagcaggctttgactgaggtgtggtccactcctctcgtctattttttattgcgaataaatgaacgatttggagctttgctgcatcaatttttttccagaaactgtgagacacctcCAGGtgaacaccgttcgaaaaattaatatggctttcagggacgattttatgggagaTATCATTAACAGATTacagggtgttactgccgctttaaggacggcccacaactgctgagagcgcggcgcgctcccagccccacgacaggctcacaccctgctggaacaaccacatcatttccaatgtgaaagctttgttgatccgggacctcgtctgactttcacaaaaaggcagaagatgtggacatcagcactttttccggcacattccaacGTTGAAATGaaaagtgaaatgtgccattcatttttaaactggacgctgtcttgatccggtatgtcatctgactagcacaggaattgtgaaaagatgtggacatcagcactttttccgacATATTCCACcgtttacaggagtttttttcatggaaagaaagcggaggacgcgccacagagcgtccattacgcaggacaaaaccacctcggtgttggtctcaggacagcttcaggtggatttcagaaggattccggttgctttccagtcgtgtgaatatccgattgtgacttgtgcatgagctggacatgccagaacatgtccctgtGAGACTCATCAAGGCGTTGCTTGCGCGAGCGGCCTGCACCGCCACACGCggaatcctccacacgtctgtcttaatgtgccggaaaagtgctgatgtccacgtcttttcacaattcctgtggtagtcagatgacataccggatcaaagacagcgtccagtttaaacatgaacggcACCATTTCACTGTAcagggagtttttgtcatggaaagagaagctgctccaccgtgcgtcgcggtgcagccgctcggcgcaaagcaacgccgtgctgaagcctcacgggacatgttctggcatgtccagctcatgcacaatcacgatcggatattcacacgactggaaagcaaccggaatccttctgaaatccacctgaaagctgtcctgagagaccaacaccgaggtggttttgttccGCATAATGAAcagagccgtggcgcgtccctctgcttttctttccatgaaaaaaaaactcctgtaacggtggaatgtgccggaaaaagtgctgatgtcaacatcttctgcctttttgtgaaagtcagacgaggtcccggatcaacaaagctttcacgttggaaatgatctggttgtttgtgtggggtgtcagcctgtcgatgggggctgggagcatgccacgctctcagcagttgtgggccgtcattaaagcggcagtaacaccccgtaatctgtttaatccccataaaattgtccctgaaagccatattaatttttcgaacgctgtccacctggaggtctgtcacagtttctggaaaaaaattgatgcagcaaaactccaaattgttcagacatttatttgcaataaaaaatagacgagaggggtggactacacctcactcaaagcctgctcagaggcgaatgacgcaaccgtcaagcatgaaaaaactcacgcatgcgcacgagggttcaagcttgtctgacgcaatcacacgtgattcaaatccatatggtttttgaaaaaaataaggtcggatacttttctaacagacctcgtagagggGTGTTGGGTAGAGGTGGCTGATTTGGTCTTGTCTCTGCAACAAAGGTGTCACAGGCTTTGTGGTGAGTGAAGGAGATCTCTCTGAGAGGTTTGGGTTCAAGGCTGCGCTGAGTCCCCTTGTTTCACTGGCACTACTCAACTGTGCAGGCTTGTCCAGTGAGGCAACTGGACACGGCATTCTCCACCTAACAGAGCACAGGTTTATATTGTGGCAACAACATATACATTCATATGCATAATACAAAGGGGGGGATACAGACACTCACTTGTACTGAAAACAATGTTACGTGGCCTTACCTTTTATAATTTTCAAGGTAAAAAGTGATTTGACTGACTAAAGTTAAGTTGCCTGTATAAAATCGGATTGTGCAGCAGTTATTTTTTCCAATAATTGTCGCTGACTTTGCAACTTCTCAATATATTTAAGAAATAAATCAAGGCCaatataatacaaccccaattccaatgaagttgggacattgtgtaaaatgtaaataaaaacagaatacaatgatttacaagtcctcttcaacctatattcaattgaatacaccacaaagacaagatatttaatgttcaaactcataaactttgtttttttgcaaatatttgtttattttgaaatggatgtctgcagcacgtttcaaaaaagctgggacagtggtatgtttaccactgtgttacatcacctttccttctaacaacactcaataagcatttgggaactgaggacactaattgttgaaattttgtaggtggaattctttcccattcttgcttgatgcacgacttcagttgttcaacagtctggggtctccgttgttgtattttgcgcttcataatgcgccacacatttttaatgggcgacaggtctggactgcaggcaggccagtctagcacccgcactcttttactatatgAAGccgcgctgttgtaacacgtgcagaatgtggcttggcattgtcttgctgaaataaacagggacatccctgaaaaagacgttgcttggatggcagcatgtgttgcttcaaaacctggatgtacctttcagcattgatggtgccgtcacaggtgtgtaagatgcccatgccatcacagatgctggcttttgaactttgcactggtaacaatctggatggtctttttcctcttgtccAGAGGACgccacgtccatgatttccaaaaacatttgaaatatggactcatcagaccacagcacacttttccgcattgcatctgtccatttcaaatgagcttgggaccAGAAAAAgctgcagcatttctggatgttgttgatgtatggctttcactttgcatggtagagttttaacttgcacttgtagatgtagcgacaaactgtgttaactgacagtggttttctgaagtgttcctgaggccacttggtaagatcctttacacaatgatgttggttttgtaatgcagtgccgcctgagggatcagagGTCACGGgcaattcaatgttggttttcggccttgccacttacatgtagaaagttctccagattctctgaatcttctgattatattatggactgtagatgatggaatccctaaattctttgcagttgaacgttgagaaacattgttcttaaactgttggactatttatccacgcatttgttcacaaagtggtgatggtcacgccatctttgcttgtgaacagctgagccttttggggatgctccttttatacccaatcatgacactcacctgtttccaattacgtgttctttgagcattcatcaattttcccagccTTTTGTTTCcccttcccaacttttttgatatgtgttgcaggcatgcatttaaaaatgagcaaatatttgcacaaaaacaaagtttatcagtttgaacattaaatatcttgtctttgtggtgtattcaattgaatataggttgaagaggacagTTCTGGACAGGAGCAGACAGCAACAGCAAAAAGCTAATTTCTATCAAAGTCCTTGTCACAGTGTTAGCTGCTCTCTCTTGAGGTGAACTCTAAACTAATAGAACAACTTTTATAATCAATTCAGTGCCTAAAATGTGTCTAGCTTCTAAAATTAGGCATAACATGACCATAATGTGAtcatttacaatttattttcagTAGTGTCCCTAAAATACAGGCTTCTAACTGTCCAAATATTAGCTACTTAGCAtaacaaatcacaacacaggGCATCGAGAGGACATTACACTACTGTTTACTGAGAGAAATGTAACCTAGCTGAGATAATATTTGTGGTAGATATAAAGTCATGTTTTGTTCAAATTAAGATACCTTCCACAGTAATGTAGTGGCATGACTGCAGGACCGTCCCAACCCAGGCCAAGTGAGAGGATGTGCTGGCTGGACTTGGGCTGACACTggctttaagaacaatatttccctGTTCTTTATGCAACAGAACACGGACAACTTTACCGCTATGTAAATGTTGATAGGCTTTGGTGCTTTTATAGTTCCTTATAGCCAAACTGTCCacgccgagtgacaacacaaagtagtagtagtagtatttatcGGCATACATGactgagggccactttttcatgtcatcttcccactctgttatgacctgtGGGTGAGCCAGTCATTccttttgagcttttcaaaaaggtttttgtttctacccatgtaatgACTTCCATTTTTCTATATTGAATACATtgctcaccggaagtcctaagcCTCTGTTGTAAGAGTGGGCGGGGTTGAATACGCTGAATAGCACATGTGCCACCCATCAGAAACAGATTTTGTGCTTAATTGAATCAAAGGAGAGTGAAATAcagccacaattccaatgaagttgggacgttgtgtaaaatttaaataaaatcagaatacaatgatttgcaaatcctcttcaacctacattcgactgaataaaccacaaagataagatatttaatgttcaaactgataaactttgttgtttttgtacaaatatttgtttattttgaaatggatgcttgcaacacatttccaaaaagttgatgaatgttcaaagaacaccaggctctgacattaagctttttagtgtacttgtccgtAGGacagtaaccctggcagtttacttgtcctatacgaaaagctggttgtccggacaagcgAGCGCTGCAGGCGCGAGCCGCGTAAAGCGTGCCAAAGGCAATGGCGCATGCCACCTAAGGGTGTCTGgggcatgctactgtggaagtactgaaattacactttttcataaattgcttctctcctgtgtgggtggtaaaattcaaatttcaatggttttagatgcattgaaagcaagaataatagacaaacaaaattacacttatgttgtaatatcaaagttcttttttgtatttttctgtctatgttaagaaaataaataacattgaaaagtttaaaaacacattaatatttgatggacatagcatttgctctcttctttaaaaatgacacactgtacctttagtcCAGTAAGAATTCAGGCAGAGTCATGTTGTCATGTTTTGTCAGttttgtcatgttgacagtttagcttaacttttttgagtgggattgcatatttattaaaaaaacaacaacacaacaacaacaacaaaaaacagtataacccctaattgtcttgtttgaacaagagctaaatctgaaCTGATTTGActgtcaaatcaaaatcaattttattgccacGTAAGTTCTCACGTAAGTAATTTGATCGGGTGTCATTAGTgcataaacaaaaataataaaaagaaaatgaaaaaataattctttaagaagtaaaggagtaaatctgctcttttaaagatgaatcctgaatgaaaaactttctgaatcagtttttcacactttactgtttactgtttactACAGTGATATGCCACCTTAAAGTAGAGATTACATATCGCTTTTATTGAATTCCCTCCAGAATGTTGAGACTTGGATTAAGAGACATGCCAAATTGCTGATGTTCTAAGTCAGAAGGAGGTCACATTCAAATATTACTGTGTTGTGCCTTGTGCAATAAtgtaaaaatgtgaaaaatatgAAACATAGTAAATATTATCATTTTTGATGTCACAGGTGGCCCTTGCAGTGGCTTTAAATCTGAGAACATACCTCCGGTTGAAATCCACCTCTACTGGTAAAGTTTGCATCAACCTCCCAAATATAGATACATTCCAATGCTGGGACCTGTCTGAACTGAAGCAGCTTCTTCCTGATAACTTTGGTAAGGAATGATATATGgttcaatttatacatttatacgtttatttatatt
This genomic window contains:
- the si:dkey-56d12.4 gene encoding uncharacterized protein si:dkey-56d12.4; translated protein: MSSINCSVRGCHNNWKKRKLSLSQRCFEHGKERSECCGPAFNLFPPPSKDEDLRCWLKALNLKNPPKRPYVCSFHFVEKKPTPLHPYPEKWLGYNAPLKKPRGMLVRKTGVSNSSEVGDTDTHKEQMCDPLLVPEHNYAASPLLDQPLQCHKGTQCSSPAEIHRELLRTDQLSLLYTGLSLKVFLFISDLLTKDHISAFQLDARDQVLMTIMKLRLNLLQADLAERFHVSQSEVSRITSHWLDIMEEKLRRFIPWLPRDTILATMPQCFKDQYASTTCVINCSETPLQKPHNLDSRRESYSHYDGQNTIKYLVVIAPCGLIMFISAAYGGRCSDKFITSDCGFLDYLRPGDVVMADEGFLISDLLHERRVKLIIPAFTKKGMQLSEEDNTHTRRIANVRVHVERVIRRLKNFRILSQTVPINLANKFDQILKICAALSNLRGEIIHEDEKDDS